In a genomic window of Tissierella sp. Yu-01:
- a CDS encoding PspC domain-containing protein produces the protein MNKLTKSRNKVLDGVCGGIAEYLNTDPTIIRILWFILTLPSFGTMLIAYVICTIIIPEDDGYIYQDEKSENHYRNTPLIMGIGLILLGVYLLAKIIYPQLIDLSRYWPVLLIILGIYILANYNKSK, from the coding sequence ATGAATAAATTAACAAAATCGCGAAATAAAGTTTTAGATGGTGTATGTGGTGGTATCGCTGAGTATTTAAATACTGATCCAACAATTATTAGAATTCTTTGGTTTATACTAACTCTCCCATCATTCGGTACTATGCTAATAGCATATGTAATCTGCACTATTATAATCCCAGAGGATGACGGCTATATTTATCAAGACGAAAAGTCTGAGAATCATTATAGAAATACACCTTTAATCATGGGAATAGGACTTATACTATTGGGAGTTTACTTATTAGCAAAGATTATATACCCACAGTTAATTGACTTAAGTAGGTATTGGCCAGTACTTCTCATTATATTGGGTATTTATATTCTAGCCAATTATAACAAGAGTAAATAA
- a CDS encoding FHA domain-containing protein: protein MYNIISILFKYIFIIIIYLFIFSIIRLIYLDIKSISTVTLEGNAYLKLINRRDSLPYKIKEHYSIDEELTLGRHSDNDIFIQDPFVSKKHFKIVEDEGEYYLEDLDSANGTYINKEKIEDVVKLANGDMIRVGNIEFLFVDRG, encoded by the coding sequence ATGTATAATATAATTTCTATTCTCTTTAAGTATATTTTTATTATAATTATTTATTTGTTTATATTTAGTATAATTAGGCTAATTTATTTGGATATAAAGAGTATTAGTACGGTAACATTAGAAGGAAATGCCTATTTAAAACTTATAAATAGAAGAGATTCATTACCATATAAGATAAAAGAACATTATTCTATAGATGAAGAACTAACATTAGGTAGACATTCTGATAATGATATTTTTATTCAGGATCCTTTTGTTTCTAAAAAACACTTTAAGATTGTAGAGGATGAGGGAGAGTATTATTTAGAGGATTTGGATAGTGCTAATGGTACATATATTAATAAAGAAAAAATAGAAGATGTAGTAAAGTTAGCTAATGGAGATATGATTAGAGTAGGCAATATTGAATTCTTATTTGTAGATAGAGGATAG